A window of Campylobacter concisus contains these coding sequences:
- a CDS encoding YihY family inner membrane protein: MSRLSLSKQSLKEFLNLLPTLKDKELFHYASSLSFHTILSIIPILLISFSIFTKLPSFEDYYAKIQDFIFSALLPSNQEIISNYLQNFLQNSGNLGIVGFVAMIFTSAMFFSDYEYVVLKVTRASKARGFWSALSSYWTLITLAPLGLAGSFYLSSLIQEMLNSNVITNSINFLSIFPYLIIWAIFCITYLISVNDEIKFKSAFFSSFVASLVWYIGKSAFVYYVLYNKTYLSVYGSFSAVLFFFVWIYISWIIFLYGLKLCAYLSNSSKFKR; this comes from the coding sequence ATGAGCCGTTTGTCCTTAAGTAAGCAAAGCTTAAAAGAGTTTTTAAATTTACTCCCAACGCTTAAGGACAAAGAGCTCTTTCACTACGCTTCAAGCCTTAGTTTTCATACGATTTTATCGATCATTCCGATACTTCTTATATCGTTTTCTATCTTTACAAAACTGCCTAGTTTTGAGGATTATTACGCCAAAATTCAGGACTTTATATTTTCGGCTCTTTTGCCAAGTAATCAAGAGATCATCTCAAACTACTTGCAAAATTTCTTACAAAATAGCGGAAATTTAGGCATAGTTGGCTTTGTAGCGATGATATTTACATCGGCCATGTTTTTTAGCGACTATGAATATGTAGTTTTGAAAGTGACACGTGCAAGTAAGGCTAGAGGATTTTGGTCAGCACTTAGCTCATATTGGACGCTTATCACGCTTGCGCCACTTGGTCTTGCTGGCAGTTTTTATCTCTCAAGCCTCATTCAGGAGATGCTAAACTCAAATGTGATCACAAACTCGATAAATTTTTTAAGCATATTCCCATATCTCATCATTTGGGCGATATTTTGCATCACATATCTCATCTCAGTAAATGATGAGATAAAATTTAAGAGCGCATTTTTTAGCTCGTTTGTCGCTTCGCTCGTTTGGTATATTGGCAAGTCGGCCTTTGTCTATTATGTCCTTTATAACAAAACCTATCTAAGCGTCTATGGCTCGTTTTCAGCCGTGCTTTTCTTCTTTGTCTGGATCTACATCTCGTGGATCATCTTTTTGTATGGGCTAAAGCTTTGTGCTTATCTCTCAAATAGCTCAAAATTTAAAAGATAA
- a CDS encoding peptidoglycan DD-metalloendopeptidase family protein: MPRIFIIFAILSINLYAIKPSVEELSWPNGSNFLNFLETNKIPLSLYYNLATEDQELTEEIIAGTKYQIYKDDNGNTKQVLIPVSDELQMHIFRDDNDKFKLEFLPISYQSEDKFLALKVDKSVSEDIFDYTGSGTLALGFKEIFKGSGIDFKKINKGDTIAIVYNQKIRMGRSFGTPEIYAAMIETKNKRYVMYKFEDKFYDKNGKKNDKFLLVRPLANARITSAFTLKRWHPILQRYRAHLGVDYGAPKGTPIKAAGDGTVKFVGQKSGYGRTVIISHAGGYETLYAHLNGFAKGIKGGLKVKQGTLIAYVGTSGMSTGPHLHFGLYRDNKPINPESAIKVVKSLEDKKESAKFKAVVSKNDELIKNALNNEKEYHKVEFFPNVIEF; this comes from the coding sequence ATGCCTCGTATTTTTATAATTTTTGCAATATTATCTATAAATTTATACGCTATAAAGCCAAGTGTCGAAGAGCTTAGCTGGCCAAATGGAAGTAACTTCTTAAATTTCTTAGAGACAAACAAAATCCCACTTTCACTTTACTATAACTTAGCAACCGAAGATCAAGAACTAACAGAAGAGATCATCGCTGGCACAAAGTATCAAATTTATAAAGACGACAACGGCAATACCAAACAAGTACTAATCCCTGTTAGTGACGAGCTTCAAATGCATATTTTTAGAGATGACAATGATAAATTTAAACTCGAGTTTCTTCCCATCTCTTATCAAAGCGAGGATAAATTTTTAGCCTTAAAGGTTGATAAGTCAGTTTCTGAAGACATTTTTGACTATACAGGCTCTGGCACACTAGCACTTGGCTTTAAAGAAATTTTTAAAGGAAGTGGCATTGATTTTAAAAAGATAAACAAAGGCGATACGATTGCTATCGTTTATAATCAAAAAATACGCATGGGCCGCTCTTTTGGCACTCCAGAAATTTATGCTGCGATGATAGAAACGAAAAACAAACGATACGTTATGTATAAATTTGAAGATAAATTTTATGATAAAAATGGCAAGAAAAATGATAAATTTTTACTAGTTCGCCCTCTTGCAAACGCCAGAATCACATCAGCTTTTACCCTAAAAAGATGGCACCCTATTTTACAAAGATATAGAGCACACCTTGGCGTTGACTACGGTGCTCCAAAAGGCACACCAATCAAAGCCGCAGGCGATGGCACGGTTAAATTTGTCGGACAAAAAAGCGGATATGGCAGAACCGTTATCATCTCTCACGCTGGTGGCTACGAGACGCTTTATGCTCACTTAAATGGCTTTGCTAAAGGCATAAAAGGCGGTTTAAAAGTCAAGCAAGGCACGCTTATAGCCTACGTTGGCACAAGCGGTATGAGCACAGGACCACACCTTCATTTTGGTCTTTATAGGGACAATAAACCTATCAATCCAGAAAGTGCAATAAAGGTCGTCAAAAGCCTAGAAGACAAGAAAGAATCAGCTAAATTTAAAGCAGTTGTTAGCAAAAATGACGAGCTAATAAAAAATGCTTTAAATAATGAAAAAGAGTATCACAAAGTGGAATTTTTCCCTAATGTAATAGAATTTTAA
- a CDS encoding plasminogen-binding N-terminal domain-containing protein, with product MKRIFVILSLVFGFAFGADFSLNEYRTPIISVDSDGTATIVDSPEILIGSSGVVLHKFDTDSSIIARVSVISKNSGFAKIRFEVFDLLEQKALPLPGIAPANGDMVVLNYLYNRSLIIVPNKEIYEEITSAFPNMIFIHPDLIGAYLSYEYKPNPSRDDFRKMCAQSAAGLIFIAMDGRSVFADCQSFKVLKEFKSGEVEYYQLPFYTRVSDIDTVFWKLNSEHINNYDAHYEKLFEEDN from the coding sequence TTGAAACGTATATTTGTGATTTTATCGCTAGTTTTTGGCTTTGCTTTTGGGGCTGATTTTTCTTTAAATGAGTATAGAACTCCTATAATTAGCGTCGATAGTGATGGCACAGCGACGATAGTTGATAGTCCAGAAATTTTAATCGGCTCAAGTGGCGTTGTGCTTCATAAATTTGATACTGATAGCTCTATCATCGCAAGAGTTAGTGTTATCTCAAAAAATTCTGGCTTTGCTAAGATTAGATTTGAGGTGTTTGATCTGCTTGAGCAAAAGGCGCTCCCACTTCCAGGCATCGCACCTGCAAATGGCGATATGGTCGTGCTAAACTATCTTTATAACCGCTCATTAATCATTGTGCCAAATAAAGAAATTTACGAAGAGATCACTTCTGCGTTTCCAAATATGATATTTATCCACCCAGACCTTATCGGAGCATACTTAAGCTACGAATACAAGCCAAATCCAAGCAGAGATGACTTTAGAAAAATGTGCGCTCAAAGTGCAGCTGGTTTAATTTTTATAGCAATGGATGGCAGAAGCGTTTTTGCTGATTGCCAAAGCTTTAAAGTGCTAAAAGAATTTAAAAGTGGCGAGGTTGAGTACTATCAACTTCCATTTTATACAAGAGTTAGCGACATAGACACTGTGTTTTGGAAGCTAAATAGCGAGCATATCAACAACTACGACGCTCACTACGAAAAACTTTTCGAAGAAGATAACTGA